One part of the Ziziphus jujuba cultivar Dongzao chromosome 2, ASM3175591v1 genome encodes these proteins:
- the LOC132800782 gene encoding uncharacterized protein LOC132800782: MDFILESAELKKNAGVNCYNVKAPRSQIYPFSKTRIISMCGVYIVWDEVDNKTPCHAPPPLCMTMTVGKKPLCFAGVALFIIPFARFQLLDIYWKNEHHLMCTSEICTAAERDRYEKSVNLQSQRNVILCAKASLLYWSIQRICKYYKEIKSLEQVEKRYKDQ; the protein is encoded by the exons ATGGACTTCATTTTGGAATCTGCAGAATTGAAGAAAAATGCAGGA GTGAACTGCTACAATGTTAAGGCTCCTCGTTCTCAGATATATCCTTTTAGCAAAACAAG AATTATTTCTATGTGTGGAGTCTACATTGTATGGGATGAAGTTGACAACAAAACCCCATGTCATGCTCCTCCTCCTTTGTGTATGACTATGACAGTTGGCAAAA AACCGCTTTGTTTCGCTGGTGTTGCGCTTTTCATTATACCCTTTGCTAGGTTTCAACTTCTAG ATATCTATTGGAAGAACGAGCATCATTTGATGTGCACATCTGAGATCTGTACTGCAGCTGAGAGAGATCGCTATGAGAAATCTGTGA ATCTACAAAGCCAAAGGAATGTAATTCTATGTGCTAAAGCAAGTCTACTTTATTG GTCTATTCAGCGTATTTGTAAATATTACAAGGAGATCAAAAGTTTGGAACAAGTGGAGAAGAGGTACAAGGATCAGTAa
- the LOC107419440 gene encoding disease resistance protein RPV1 gives MAQTTLTSYPSSSPSSTPRRLKYDVFLSFRGEDTRNNFTSHLNYALSQRGIQTFKDNQLIRGEEISPSLITAIRESKISIVIFSKNYASSAWCLDELVMILDCRESLGQLVWPVFLNVEPSHVRNQTGPFGDALLLYEALHDSNTSSKYKERLPKWKIALRKAGNLSGWHLNEGDESELIQRIVEATSSKLNRTPLYVAKYPVGIDARVQYLGSLANVGANDVRVIGIHGTGGIGKTTVAKAVFNKFADDFEGSSFLANVRETSQQYCGLVQLQETLLFDMLGDQNLKVGNTHRGINIIRDRLCHKRVLLVLDDVDQLDQLEALAGEHAWFGPGSRVIITTRNKHFLTTYGVDATYEVKGLNYYKALELLSWNAFKGNKPAKGYHELSQQVIKYANGIPLALVVLGSFLCSRSKHAWMSAIEEIERKPHKQVYEILKISFDALQDNVKTIFLDIACFFVGEHRDYVIKVLECFNLCPTIGIEVLVDMSLITIEEGRVKMHNLIQEVGWEIVRQESPEVGKRSRLWLTEDVFHVFLENMGTNAIEGIKLVLPEQKTLYLSSKAFKKMKRLRLLIFHNVILSTTIEYLPTELRFIDWPRYQFPTLPLNPGPKQLVILNMPNSHIQQLGEGFKNFENLKVVNLSSSKFLTEIPDLSTATKLESLSLGDCTNLVQIHDSVGSLNRLRILDLQFCDKLRILPSSLHSEYLETLNLTSCFSIERFPNINIEMKLLDKLCLSGTAIIELPSSIDKLVRLRSLNLACCGKLQHIPNSIYNLHQLDYFDLHGCSQLSKFPKYISLSNKNEMFPSLELLPDSSNLNLPFQKLKTLDLEDCNLSEADFLMPSNGFDNLQFLFLNGNKIVSLPSLKRFSNIMCICLNNCEFLRKIPKLPPKLWFLFASNCKSLLESHCNFLDKILRDKVSEFEFICPGRHIPHWFAKACEGDSIGFDVDSIKLKKIAGVIMCAVFELDCKNARHCDTNDACSFQLQLTNFGTRTSSSVTPFIYNFSVKPGHMYLHYLPFSDVYISFAPFETVSSNFGVSFSKRFVPQSTNRDLFISRCGVHIVWHEDEKKLPCPPPPSLYPASPLGKREKEQAKSVSSSNL, from the exons ATGGCCCAAACGACATTGACCTCCtatccttcttcttctccttcttccacCCCTCGACGCCTGAAATATGATGTTTTCTTGAGTTTTAGAGGTGAGGATACTCGCAACAATTTCACTTCCCATCTTAATTACGCTTTAAGTCAGAGAGGAATCCAAACTTTCAAAGACAACCAGCTTATAAGGGGAGAAGAAATATCACCCTCACTCATCACAGCTATTCGAGAATCCAAAATATCCATTGTTATCTTCTCCAAAAACTATGCATCCTCTGCATGGTGTTTGGATGAGCTTGTCATGATCTTGGATTGTCGAGAATCACTTGGACAGTTGGTTTGGCCAGTCTTTCTCAATGTAGAGCCTTCCCATGTAAGAAATCAGACAGGTCCTTTCGGAGATGCTTTACTTTTATATGAAGCTCTTCATGATTCCAATACTAGTAGTAAGTATAAGGAAAGGCTGCCCAAATGGAAGATAGCTTTGAGGAAAGCCGGAAATCTATCCGGATGGCATTTAAACGAAGG AGATGAATCTGAGTTAATCCAGAGAATTGTGGAAGCAACATCGAGCAAACTGAATCGCACACCTCTATATGTTGCCAAATATCCAGTTGGAATAGATGCCCGTGTACAGTATTTGGGTTCATTAGCAAATGTAGGAGCAAATGATGTTAGGGTGATAGGGATTCATGGAACTGGTGGTATAGGCAAGACAACTGTTGCTAAAGCTGTTTTCAACAAATTTGCTGATGATTTTGAAGGTTCTAGCTTCCTTGCAAATGTTAGGGAAACATCACAGCAATATTGTGGTTTGGTTCAGCTACAGGAAACACTTTTGTTTGACATGTTGGGGGATCAAAACTTAAAGGTTGGGAATACACATAGAGGTATCAACATCATAAGGGATAGACTTTGTCACAAAAGAGTGCTTCTGGTTCTTGATGATGTGGATCAATTAGACCAGTTGGAGGCATTGGCTGGAGAGCATGCTTGGTTTGGCCCAGGAAGTAGAGTTATCATAACAACTAGAAATAAGCACTTCTTAACCACTTACGGAGTTGATGCAACATATGAGGTTAAGGGACTTAATTACTATAAAGCTCTTGAACTTCTTAGCTGGAATGCTTTTAAAGGGAACAAGCCAGCAAAAGGTTACCATGAACTCTCACAGCAAGTTATAAAATATGCTAATGGGATTCCTTTGGCGCTAGTGGTGTTAGGTTCCTTTCTATGCAGTAGGAGCAAACATGCATGGATGAGTGCCATCGAGGAAATAGAAAGGAAACCCCATAAGCAGGTTTATGAAATACTTAAGATAAGTTTCGATGCTTTACAGGATAATGTAAAGACTATCTTTCTTGATATTGCATGTTTCTTTGTTGGTGAGCACAGAGATTATGTCATCAAAGTACTTGAGTGCTTTAATCTCTGTCCGACCATCGGAATTGAAGTTCTTGTTGATATGTCTCTCATTACTATAGAGGAGGGAAGAGTGAAAATGCATAATTTAATACAAGAAGTGGGTTGGGAAATTGTCCGCCAAGAATCTCCTGAAGTTGGCAAACGCAGTAGATTATGGTTAACTGAGGATGTTTTTCATGTATTCTTGGAGAACATG GGAACGAATGCAATTGAAGGCATTAAGTTGGTCTTGCCTGAACAGAAGACTCTGTACCTGAGTTCCAAAGCattcaagaaaatgaaaaggcTACGATTGCTTATCTTTCATAATGTAATTCTTTCAACAACCATTGAATATCTTCCTACTGAATTGAGATTCATTGATTGGCCTAGATATCAGTTTCCCACTTTACCTCTCAATCCCGGTCCCAAACAACTTGTCATACTTAATATGCCCAATAGTCATATTCAACAACTTGGTGAAGGATTCAAG AATTTTGAAAACTTGAAAGTTGTGAACTTAAGTTCCTCCAAATTCTTAACTGAAATTCCTGACCTTTCAACAGCAACAAAGCTTGAGAGTTTGTCCCTTGGGGATTGTACTAATTTAGTTCAGATTCATGATTCGGTTGGATCTCTGAATCGGCTGCGTATATTGGACCTTCAGTTTTGTGATAAACTCAGGATTCTTCCAAGCAGTCTTCACTCTGAGTATCTAGAAACATTAAATCTCACAAGCTGCTTTAGTATTGAAAGGTTTCCCAATATCAACATAGAAATGAAGCTTTTAGATAAACTCTGTTTATCTGGCACTGCTATAATAGAGTTACCTTCCTCAATTGATAAACTAGTTAGGCTTAGATCCTTGAACTTGGCCTGTTGTGGAAAACTTCAGCATATTCCAAATAGCATTTATAATCTGCATcaacttgattattttgatcTTCATGGTTGCTCACAACTCTCTAAGTTTCCGAAGTACATCTCATTGTCAAATAAGAATGAAATGTTCCCAAGTTTGGAGTTGCTTCCTGATAGCAGCAATTTGAACTTGCCCTTCCAGAAATTAAAAACCCTTGATCTTGAAGACTGCAATCTATCAGAAGCAGATTTCCTCATGCCTTCTAACGGATTTGACaatcttcaatttttgtttttaaatggcAACAAAATTGTTAGCCTTCCATCTCTTAAGCGGTTTTCCAATATTATGTGCATTTGTTTGAACAACTGTGAATTCCTTAGGAAAATTCCAAAGCTTCCGCCAAAATTGTGGTTTCTTTTTGCAAGTAATTGCAAATCCTTGCTCGAGAGTCATTGTAATTTCTTGGACAAGATCTTACGGGATAAG GTCTCCGAATTCGAATTTATATGTCCAGGACGTCATATTCCACACTGGTTTGCCAAAGCGTGTGAAGGGGATTCTATAGGCTTTGATGTGGATTcaataaaattgaagaaaattgcAGGAGTGATTATGTGTGCTGTTTTTGAGTTGGACTGCAAAAATGCTAGACATTGCGACACGAATGATGCTTGTTCATTCCAGCTACAACTAACAAACTTTGGAACTAGAACAAGCTCTAGTGTAACCCCTTTCATATACAACTTTTCAGTAAAGCCTGGCCACATGTATCTTCACTATCTCCCTTTTAGTGATGTTTATATCTCGTTTGCTCCATTCGAGACAGTTAGTAGCAACTTTGGGGTCTCATTTTCAAAACGCTTTGTACCCCAGTCCACAAATAGAGACTTGTTTATCTCTAGGTGTGGAGTCCACATTGTATGGCATGAAGATGAGAAAAAACTCCCTtgtcctcctcctccttctctGTATCCGGCCAGTCCATTAggcaagagagaaaaagagcaAGCAAAATCAGTCAGCTCCAGCAACCTCTGA